In Lycium barbarum isolate Lr01 chromosome 9, ASM1917538v2, whole genome shotgun sequence, the DNA window AAAAAGCAAAACCAAGATAAGCTACCAAATACAGAGGGACAACAAGTTCTAGCTAGAAACTAAGCACGTCAAACATAACACGAGGGGCTCAAATTGATATAAAACGAgctatctaatatggaaatgtGACATACTTCAATGGTCCCGAGCGCGAACCTTAAAGCTCATCAGATTTGCTCAGATGACCACAAACATTGCATTCCATAACCGTGGATGTAGATGCATCAGAAGGAGGCAATGGAGCCAATGTACCCCCGCAATTCTCTTGATTACACATGTATCTAATGAAGAAATACGCGTGAGGGAAATCTTGATCCCTCTCCTCCACCTCTCCATTTCCAATCACTTCATCATCCACATCCACATCTTCCTCCATCGCTTCATCCTCATCCTCTTCAATTTCTTCGCCCTCATTATCCATGGCATCATCATCCTCTTGATCAGACCAATTAGCCTCGACAACACACCGATCACAATTGCAAGTAAAACCATAATCCTCCTTCAACCTTTGCTGCCTCTCCGAATACTTAAAATTAACAGGAAAATAACTCAAACAAATCTCTCTTCCCTCAGGAACATCATGAATCACCCTAACAATCATATCAGTATTATTACTCCCATTactaacatcaatatcaacatactCAAACCTACACGCATTTGGTAGACAATCGTGATTGAAAAACGACGCCACAGGATAAATCCCATAAGCTCTAACACCCCTTTCTCTATCCTTATCATAAGGTTCCATCAACCCAAATGCATTTACTTTATCCTTAGCCAAAAGAGCTGCAGTAAGCTCTTTAGAAAACCCAAATTCACCAAGATTCGTAGACGGGCAAATCGTACTAACAACAGAGTGAAGCAAAACAACATCATTTTCCGACACAAACGATGGATCGCCTTGAAGGGATAACAAAACACGAAAAGAAGAAGGATTAATGACTGACAAGTTATAAGCTGAGATAAGGAAAAAAACTTGAATTTGTTGGTCTA includes these proteins:
- the LOC132610096 gene encoding histone-lysine N-methyltransferase ASHR2, whose protein sequence is MENTCIISPNPLLKIAEIQGRGRALVSTQPLKPGQIILKDTPLLLYPATPLTKNNAFCSNCYKLILQSPIPCPRCNFSLFCTSNCQSLALSSSHTPWVCQSLTRFRDNLYNNINISSVIPQVGSGEVRMYTDLTPTLSLDQQIQVFFLISAYNLSVINPSSFRVLLSLQGDPSFVSENDVVLLHSVVSTICPSTNLGEFGFSKELTAALLAKDKVNAFGLMEPYDKDRERGVRAYGIYPVASFFNHDCLPNACRFEYVDIDVSNGSNNTDMIVRVIHDVPEGREICLSYFPVNFKYSERQQRLKEDYGFTCNCDRCVVEANWSDQEDDDAMDNEGEEIEEDEDEAMEEDVDVDDEVIGNGEVEERDQDFPHAYFFIRYMCNQENCGGTLAPLPPSDASTSTVMECNVCGHLSKSDEL